The following coding sequences lie in one Loxodonta africana isolate mLoxAfr1 chromosome X, mLoxAfr1.hap2, whole genome shotgun sequence genomic window:
- the GPR119 gene encoding glucose-dependent insulinotropic receptor, with protein MESSFSFGVVLAVLASLIIAANALVAVVMMLLIHKNDGVGLCFTLNLAVADTLIGVAISGLVTDQISSPARSTQKTLCSLRMAFVTSSSAASVLTVMLIAFDRYLAIKQPLRYFQIMSGLMAGACIAGLWLVSYFIGFLPLGVPVFQQTTYQGPCSFFAVFHPRFVLTLFCVGFFPALLLFVFFYCNMLKIASVHSQQIRKMEHAGAVARAYRPPRTPNDFKAIRTVAVLIGSFTLSWAPFFITGIVQVACQGCHLYLVLERYLWLLGVGNSLLNPLIYAYWQKEVRQQLYQMALGVKKGLTSLLLLLSARNGGPEGPRESSCHIVTISHPQLDA; from the coding sequence ATGGAAtcatctttctccttcggagTGGTCCTTGCTGTCCTGGCCTCCCTCATCATTGCTGCAAATGCACTAGTGGCCGTGGTTATGATGTTGCTGATTCACAAAAACGATGGTGTGGGTCTCTGCTTCACCTTGAATCTGGCTgtggctgacaccttgattggCGTGGCTATCTCTGGCTTAGTCACAGACCAGATTTCCAGCCCTGCTCGGTCCACGCAGAAGACCCTGTGCAGCCTTCGGATGGCATTTGTCACTTCCTCCTCAGCGGCCTCTGTCCTCACGGTCATGCTGATCGCCTTTGACAGGTACCTTGCCATCAAGCAGCCCCTCCGCTACTTCCAGATCATGAGTGGGCTCATGGCTGGGGCCTGCATTGCTGGGCTGTGGTTGGTGTCTTACTTCATTGGCTTCCTCCCACTCGGAGTCCCTGTATTCCAGCAGACCACCTACCAGGGGCCCTGCAGCTTCTTTGCTGTGTTTCACCCTCGCTTCGTGCTGACCCTCTTCTGTGTTGGCTTCTTCCCAGCCCTGCTCCTCTTCGTCTTCTTCTACTGCAACATGCTCAAGATTGCCTCCGTGCACAGCCAGCAGATCCGAAAGATGGAGCATGCGGGGGCCGTGGCTAGAGCTTACCGGCCCCCACGGACTCCCAACGACTTCAAGGCCATCCGCACTGTGGCTGTTCTAATTGGGAGCTTCACTCTGTCCTGGGCCCCCTTCTTTATCACCGGCATTGTGCAGGTGGCCTGCCAGGGCTGCCACCTCTACCTAGTGCTGGAACGGTACCTGTGGCTCCTCGGTGTGGGCAACTCCCTGCTcaacccactcatctatgcctacTGGCAGAAGGAGGTGAGGCAGCAGCTCTACCAGATGGCCCTGGGAGTGAAGAAGGGACTCACCtcactcctcctccttctctctgccAGGAATGGTGGCCCTGAGGGGCCTAGGGAAAGTTCCTGTCACATCGTCACTATCTCCCACCCACAGCTTGATGCCTAA